A window of Bacteroidales bacterium genomic DNA:
AAAATCTGCAGCGCAGCCAGGAAAAACTTGTCGAACAGCGTAAAATGATCGATTCAATTATTGCAGCTGTCTGGAACGAAGTAGAGGAACATTATAAAGATCTGCCGGATGACGCCAAAAGAAACAGTGCTAAAATCTATGGTGTGGTCTATTTCTTCAGGAAAAGTGAACAGGCAGAAAAGCAGGGATCAGCTGTCTGATGGCGACTGCCCTTTCTCACGAAGGTAAATCATACCGATACAGGCAAACGTAATTAAAGCACTCAGGTAGAATAAGAGGTTGTTGTCCGTTCCTGCTTTATCCATCATGGTTTCTCCCATGGGTTCAGTTGAAAAGTGATAGTACAACACGGCCAGCCCGTTATTTACAAGATGTCCCATTACAGGCACCCATATAGAACCGCTCCATACAAGAAGGTATCCGAAAAACATCCCAAGTAAAAAACGCGGTACAAAACCGTAAAACTGGAAATGAATAAAGCTGAACAGGAAAGCAGTGAGAAATACACCCCAGTGTGCATTGCGTGTCCATTCACTCAATAGCCGCTGAATTACCCCCCTGAAAAGAAATTCCTCTCCGATTGCCGGAATAATGGCAATCATAAGAAAATTCACGGCCAGCACCATAGTACTGTTGCTTATAAGAAAAAGTTCAGTCAGTTCGGATGCCTTCTCTTCCATCGATTTCATAAACTTTTCTGCCCAATCCATGCTCTCCGGCAGATCCATCTGCATATTCAACGCGGCGATCCTGTTCAGAAAAGGAATGGCGACGGAAACCGTTACGAACACAAGGAGTAACGTGACAACTGAAGCTTTCCGGTTTGCCCTAATATAATTGAAGGCACGGATATCAAAAAGCCAGCCTGCAATGATAGCGGGAACTACAAACAGGAAAACTGACTGGAAAATCTGGAAGTATTTCATTACTCCTATTGTGCTTTGCTGAGGATTACTGATTATTCCCGCCAGGTTCATGAAACTGGTGTGGAATAACGGCACGGCAATAACCAGGGCAAGCAGAGAGCCAAAAAGGGCACAAACCAACACAAGGAACACCAGCAATAT
This region includes:
- a CDS encoding CPBP family intramembrane glutamic endopeptidase translates to MNSSVQQFKINFINMSPPAKIILLVFLVLVCALFGSLLALVIAVPLFHTSFMNLAGIISNPQQSTIGVMKYFQIFQSVFLFVVPAIIAGWLFDIRAFNYIRANRKASVVTLLLVFVTVSVAIPFLNRIAALNMQMDLPESMDWAEKFMKSMEEKASELTELFLISNSTMVLAVNFLMIAIIPAIGEEFLFRGVIQRLLSEWTRNAHWGVFLTAFLFSFIHFQFYGFVPRFLLGMFFGYLLVWSGSIWVPVMGHLVNNGLAVLYYHFSTEPMGETMMDKAGTDNNLLFYLSALITFACIGMIYLREKGQSPSDS